From a single Agrobacterium tumefaciens genomic region:
- a CDS encoding glycosyltransferase family 2 protein codes for MDQSSHYTRESFRTTPMERKIAFSFTGDDRQWSAAEQAEPGQAQFLASLGFGKPYIDAFEQRALKNGSTVEDELLASGLVQTEAYFGAFARFLRLPFFPEIDPERVEDIKNLDMQLAEPQLLRLKPLNGRPLLLIVPELGRFALLKTMLDRHPHLFDELAVTTPQAMRSAIWKAGETRRSHEAQQRLFNAAPGHSARITLQGQQGFYTGILATLLTLSLLFYTEAALAYIHVSLTMLYFFTLLFRLFALVNAPHAPTENEKQTLPALRDDSDLPVYTVLVALYREEAVVEQLIGALERLDWPKSRLDIKLVCEADDDATIAAIKRVNPGPHIELIKVPPSLPRTKPKALTYALAGARGTLVAVYDAEDRPHPQQLREAHATFRRQPDEVACLQAPLIVSNARSSWLSACFALEYSGLFRCMLPVLAAHRLPLPLGGTSNHFRTAVLRRVGAWDPYNVTEDADMGLRLHRLGYRCGVIRRQTLEDAPTSFSVWLNQRARWYKGWLQSWLVMTRAPVTTARQMGWSDYIVFQLLIGGMLLSSLTHPLLFLSFTFMAMAILESGTDMLFSWQGILFVIDTLNILGSYTIFVLMGRNRMIPYEKKQVGQRWLAIPFYWLMLSLAAWRAVVELKTRPFVWNKTPHMPAVKNSA; via the coding sequence ATGGATCAATCTAGCCATTATACACGAGAATCGTTTCGCACGACGCCAATGGAACGGAAAATTGCATTTTCATTCACGGGCGATGATCGGCAATGGAGCGCAGCTGAACAGGCTGAACCCGGACAGGCGCAGTTCCTCGCTTCACTGGGCTTCGGCAAACCCTATATCGACGCATTCGAGCAGCGGGCTCTTAAAAATGGCTCGACGGTGGAAGATGAATTGCTGGCAAGCGGCCTTGTCCAGACGGAAGCTTACTTCGGTGCTTTTGCCAGATTTCTGCGACTACCGTTTTTCCCGGAAATCGATCCGGAACGGGTCGAGGATATCAAGAACCTCGATATGCAACTCGCCGAACCACAGTTGCTCCGGTTGAAGCCACTGAACGGCAGACCGCTCCTTCTGATCGTGCCGGAACTGGGACGGTTTGCGTTGCTGAAGACCATGCTCGATCGGCATCCGCATCTTTTCGACGAGCTTGCCGTCACCACGCCGCAGGCCATGCGCAGCGCAATCTGGAAGGCTGGTGAGACGCGCCGCAGCCATGAGGCGCAACAAAGGCTTTTCAACGCGGCCCCGGGCCATTCCGCCAGGATTACATTGCAGGGCCAGCAGGGTTTCTACACTGGCATTCTGGCTACGCTGCTGACGCTGTCGCTGCTTTTTTATACGGAAGCGGCGCTGGCTTACATTCACGTCAGCCTGACGATGCTCTATTTCTTCACCCTGCTTTTCAGGCTGTTTGCGCTCGTTAACGCTCCGCACGCTCCGACGGAAAACGAAAAACAAACCCTCCCGGCTCTCCGAGACGACAGTGACCTGCCGGTCTACACCGTTCTCGTGGCGCTCTATCGCGAGGAGGCGGTCGTCGAGCAACTCATCGGCGCGCTGGAGCGTCTGGATTGGCCCAAGTCCCGACTGGATATCAAACTCGTCTGCGAAGCGGATGATGACGCGACGATCGCCGCCATCAAGCGCGTCAATCCCGGTCCACATATCGAGCTGATAAAAGTGCCGCCATCCCTGCCGCGCACCAAACCCAAGGCGCTGACCTATGCGCTCGCTGGGGCGCGGGGCACATTGGTTGCCGTCTACGACGCAGAAGACCGCCCCCATCCGCAACAATTGCGCGAAGCCCATGCCACCTTTCGCCGCCAGCCGGACGAAGTGGCCTGCCTGCAGGCGCCGCTTATTGTCAGCAATGCACGCTCCTCCTGGCTCAGCGCCTGTTTCGCGCTGGAATATTCCGGCCTCTTTCGCTGCATGTTACCCGTTCTTGCCGCACACAGGCTGCCGCTGCCACTTGGCGGCACTTCAAACCATTTCCGCACCGCGGTATTGCGCCGCGTTGGGGCGTGGGACCCCTATAATGTGACTGAGGACGCCGATATGGGCCTCAGACTGCACAGGCTGGGTTATCGCTGCGGTGTCATTCGGCGACAGACACTGGAGGACGCGCCAACCTCGTTCTCCGTCTGGCTGAACCAGCGCGCGCGCTGGTACAAGGGCTGGCTGCAAAGCTGGCTGGTGATGACCCGTGCGCCCGTTACAACTGCGCGCCAGATGGGATGGAGCGACTATATTGTCTTTCAACTGTTGATCGGCGGCATGCTTTTATCGTCACTGACCCACCCCCTGCTGTTTCTTTCCTTCACCTTCATGGCCATGGCGATCCTGGAAAGCGGCACAGATATGCTGTTTTCCTGGCAGGGCATTCTGTTCGTCATCGATACGCTGAATATTCTCGGAAGCTACACCATCTTCGTGCTGATGGGCCGAAACAGAATGATACCCTATGAAAAGAAGCAGGTCGGGCAACGCTGGCTGGCGATCCCGTTTTACTGGCTGATGTTGTCTCTAGCGGCATGGCGCGCGGTTGTGGAACTGAAAACCAGACCCTTCGTCTGGAACAAGACACCGCATATGCCTGCCGTCAAGAATTCGGCCTGA
- a CDS encoding transporter substrate-binding domain-containing protein — translation MPVLFDAQERFPGGDLSSVPRIRFLMSVDFPPFNFTDQEGRLAGFHVDLVREICAQLKVESKCQVQALPFDELEAALEMGEGEAVISGIATTADLRKSFTFSRPYLLLPARLAVNKAAKFSGSGADALSGKKVGVVAGSRHEQMLKAFFPKAAPEGFEGYEPMYAALKTGKVDAIFADGLRLPFWISGSASEGCCSLFGGPYMSDRFLGEGLSIMAVDPDNVLVPAFDQALAALSRNGRLEEIYRRYFPYGLY, via the coding sequence ATGCCGGTGCTGTTTGATGCGCAGGAGCGGTTTCCTGGCGGCGATCTTTCTTCCGTACCGCGGATCAGGTTTCTGATGTCGGTTGATTTTCCACCGTTCAATTTTACCGACCAGGAGGGCCGGCTCGCGGGTTTCCATGTGGATCTGGTGCGTGAAATCTGCGCCCAGCTGAAGGTGGAAAGCAAGTGCCAGGTGCAGGCATTGCCGTTTGACGAGCTGGAGGCGGCCCTGGAAATGGGCGAAGGCGAAGCGGTGATTTCCGGCATTGCCACCACCGCTGACCTGCGCAAGAGTTTTACCTTCTCGCGCCCTTATCTGCTGTTGCCCGCCCGTCTTGCGGTCAACAAGGCCGCGAAGTTCTCCGGCTCCGGCGCCGATGCATTGTCGGGAAAAAAGGTGGGGGTTGTCGCGGGTTCACGGCATGAACAGATGCTCAAGGCATTTTTCCCGAAAGCCGCCCCAGAGGGTTTCGAGGGCTACGAACCCATGTATGCAGCCCTGAAGACAGGCAAAGTGGACGCCATCTTCGCTGACGGCCTGCGCCTGCCTTTCTGGATTTCGGGGAGCGCCTCCGAAGGCTGCTGTTCTCTCTTCGGCGGGCCTTATATGTCCGACAGGTTTCTCGGCGAAGGCCTTTCCATCATGGCCGTCGATCCGGATAACGTGCTTGTGCCGGCCTTTGATCAGGCGCTTGCCGCACTTTCCCGCAACGGCCGGCTGGAAGAAATCTACCGCCGTTATTTTCCCTATGGGCTCTACTAG
- the uppX gene encoding Wzx-type polysaccharide biosynthesis protein UppX, with protein sequence MENEVSLNTPRFGHLVRLGLTYMASGGALLMSSAAQLLTFALLARHLGVEQFALYASITAVTNLGVQICGIGSQESLIRRVAQDRSMFPVMLGHSYLLSAATGVVLTIIGMVTIPVFFPTSETLLHTLITTFLILITNLVLLKVISLSTQSFIAHSDFASANKLEVMFAVARTIAAVVACLVFKVETVEAWALWNLAAHTIAAVISVKAISRLGRPVFRIVRDEIRIGILFSTQFLFKAVRGNADILVLGAIASAEVLGSYSIARRILDSSYLSVEALNRLIYPGSASAALQGISKTIERAYNVLKAALVIAAGSAFAIFIIAPFLPLLFGDEYVSLPVITRVLCWAVIPMAVAATALEALGASGRQDIRAKIWNSGNLIGSIVVALATWSFSISGTIGSYFMVETAIAAAVWIALLRLRRSDEAFAPAK encoded by the coding sequence ATGGAGAATGAGGTGTCGTTGAATACGCCGCGGTTCGGCCATCTAGTCAGACTGGGATTGACCTACATGGCATCCGGCGGGGCACTGCTGATGTCCAGCGCCGCCCAGCTTTTGACGTTTGCCCTGCTCGCCCGCCATCTCGGTGTCGAACAATTCGCGCTTTACGCCTCGATTACCGCCGTGACCAATCTCGGTGTGCAGATCTGCGGCATCGGCTCGCAGGAATCGCTCATCCGCCGCGTGGCGCAGGATCGCAGCATGTTTCCCGTCATGCTCGGCCACAGTTACCTTTTGAGTGCCGCGACAGGCGTGGTGCTGACCATCATCGGCATGGTAACGATTCCGGTGTTTTTCCCGACCTCGGAAACATTGCTGCACACGCTCATCACCACCTTCCTGATCCTCATCACGAACCTCGTTCTCTTGAAGGTTATTTCGCTTTCCACACAAAGCTTCATCGCCCATTCCGACTTTGCCTCGGCCAACAAGCTGGAAGTGATGTTTGCCGTTGCCCGCACGATTGCCGCCGTGGTCGCCTGTCTCGTCTTCAAGGTGGAAACGGTAGAGGCCTGGGCATTGTGGAACCTCGCCGCCCACACCATTGCCGCCGTAATTTCCGTGAAGGCGATCAGCAGGCTCGGCAGGCCGGTGTTCCGGATCGTGCGCGATGAAATCCGCATCGGCATTCTGTTTTCCACGCAGTTCCTGTTCAAGGCCGTGCGCGGCAATGCCGATATTCTGGTTCTCGGCGCCATTGCCAGCGCCGAGGTTCTGGGCAGCTATTCCATTGCCCGGCGGATTCTCGACAGTTCCTATCTCTCCGTTGAAGCGCTTAACCGCCTGATCTATCCGGGTTCGGCTTCCGCCGCCCTGCAGGGCATCAGCAAGACGATAGAACGCGCCTATAATGTGCTGAAGGCCGCCCTTGTCATTGCAGCCGGCAGCGCATTTGCGATCTTCATCATCGCACCATTCCTGCCCCTCCTGTTCGGTGACGAATATGTTTCCCTGCCCGTCATCACCCGTGTTCTTTGCTGGGCGGTGATACCCATGGCTGTTGCGGCAACGGCGCTTGAAGCGCTCGGCGCATCCGGACGGCAGGATATTCGCGCCAAGATATGGAACAGCGGGAACCTCATCGGTTCCATCGTCGTTGCGCTTGCGACCTGGTCTTTCAGCATTTCAGGAACGATCGGCAGCTATTTCATGGTGGAGACCGCCATTGCCGCTGCGGTATGGATCGCGCTTTTGCGATTGCGCCGCAGTGACGAGGCTTTTGCCCCGGCGAAATAG
- the uppY gene encoding Wzy-type polysaccharide biosynthesis protein UppY, which yields MPRFADTQSISAESSAMSLSGGRRDAIFFVVTMLYIWISVAPFESLAVPPVPRAAANQLTGLVIALILLVFALRHRLTGLLLRPRLPILLLFSWLVICSVLGTQPGTSLQRLIFTALLCFITSVLVVMPRDRRQFDRMMAIFAIILLALCYFGVIFLRSRAIHQPFDLDEKALAGDWRGIFNHKNAAAPAMIILFMVGLYLRNAWSTVGGIAITLLAGFFLWKTNGKTAAMLLPVTIALIWIMERHAGRTLLMIGGLLTFLNILAVGSTYFPSIQNLVESLGIDSTFTGRTDIWRLSFDTFAQSPIFGQGFQAFWTSDRLLSQADIAGTWAITAFHAHNGYIESLLNGGLPAFILTVIWLVIIPANDFRTAVDRGTDPALTRLFGRIWVYALLSSCLESNFFTGTGPIWSSLLIAIYCLRHQAYDILEQGQ from the coding sequence ATGCCGCGTTTTGCTGATACGCAGTCCATTTCTGCGGAAAGCAGCGCCATGTCCCTTTCGGGCGGCCGCCGCGACGCGATTTTTTTCGTCGTCACGATGCTCTATATCTGGATTTCTGTGGCGCCTTTCGAGAGCCTTGCGGTGCCGCCGGTCCCGCGCGCCGCCGCAAACCAGCTGACCGGGCTGGTGATTGCGTTGATCCTGCTGGTATTTGCCCTGCGTCACCGGCTGACGGGGCTTTTGCTGCGGCCGCGTCTGCCTATCCTGCTGCTGTTTTCCTGGCTGGTGATTTGCTCGGTGCTCGGCACGCAGCCAGGCACCTCGCTGCAGCGGCTGATCTTTACGGCGCTGCTGTGCTTCATCACCAGTGTCCTCGTCGTCATGCCAAGGGACCGGCGGCAGTTCGACCGGATGATGGCCATCTTCGCCATCATTCTTTTGGCGCTTTGTTATTTCGGGGTGATCTTCCTGCGATCGCGCGCAATCCATCAGCCCTTTGATCTCGATGAAAAAGCGCTGGCGGGTGACTGGCGCGGCATCTTCAACCACAAGAACGCCGCCGCGCCCGCCATGATCATTCTTTTCATGGTCGGGCTTTATCTGCGTAACGCCTGGTCAACGGTTGGCGGTATTGCGATCACGCTGCTGGCGGGGTTCTTCCTCTGGAAAACCAACGGGAAAACCGCCGCGATGCTGCTGCCCGTCACCATCGCGCTGATCTGGATCATGGAAAGACATGCCGGCCGGACATTGCTGATGATCGGCGGCCTCCTCACGTTCCTCAACATCCTTGCGGTCGGCTCCACTTATTTTCCAAGCATACAGAATCTGGTCGAAAGCCTGGGCATCGATTCCACCTTCACCGGGCGAACGGACATATGGCGCCTGTCCTTCGACACCTTTGCGCAGTCTCCGATCTTCGGGCAGGGTTTCCAGGCGTTCTGGACGAGCGACCGGCTTCTATCGCAGGCCGATATTGCCGGCACCTGGGCAATCACGGCCTTTCATGCCCATAACGGTTATATCGAAAGTCTGCTGAATGGCGGCCTGCCGGCTTTCATCCTCACAGTCATATGGCTCGTCATCATTCCCGCAAATGATTTTCGCACGGCGGTGGACCGCGGCACGGATCCGGCTTTGACGCGGCTTTTCGGACGAATCTGGGTGTATGCCTTACTTTCTTCGTGTCTTGAGAGTAATTTCTTTACCGGAACCGGGCCTATCTGGTCGTCTCTTCTGATCGCAATTTATTGTTTGAGGCATCAGGCTTACGACATACTTGAACAGGGGCAGTAA
- a CDS encoding polysaccharide deacetylase family protein, producing the protein MTQKIGTLADRVNNRLVRYFPGPAVRIETSQPIVSFTFDDVPASAWTKGARILEDEGVLGTFYIAGVFIDRHDEQQEMISAKGCSELAAAGHELACHTYSHRKLSSFSRRGLEEDFDRNDRVLGSFDEKRHRQNFSVPFGMASPIMQPLLRRRFRTTRGIMPGINRGSVDPHNLAAVELRSDQNYLDAADRWLEDVLQNGGWLIIFTHDVSTTPSFYGCPEERLQSLVRRATSGGAKVMTVDAAANALGL; encoded by the coding sequence ATGACGCAAAAAATCGGAACGCTTGCAGACCGGGTCAATAACCGGCTGGTGCGGTATTTTCCGGGACCGGCGGTGCGGATCGAAACATCTCAGCCGATCGTCTCCTTCACATTCGACGATGTTCCGGCGAGTGCCTGGACGAAGGGTGCCCGCATTCTGGAGGATGAAGGCGTTCTCGGGACGTTTTACATTGCGGGCGTTTTTATCGACCGGCACGATGAACAGCAGGAGATGATTTCCGCAAAAGGCTGTTCAGAGCTTGCAGCGGCCGGCCACGAGCTTGCCTGCCACACCTATTCCCACCGCAAACTGTCGAGCTTTTCACGGCGCGGGCTTGAAGAAGATTTCGACCGCAATGACCGCGTGCTCGGATCGTTCGACGAGAAACGGCACAGGCAGAATTTCTCCGTTCCTTTCGGCATGGCCTCGCCAATCATGCAGCCCCTGTTGCGGCGCCGGTTCAGAACCACCCGCGGCATTATGCCCGGCATCAACCGCGGCAGCGTCGATCCGCATAATCTTGCCGCCGTCGAATTACGGTCGGATCAAAATTATCTCGATGCCGCTGACCGCTGGCTGGAGGATGTTTTGCAAAATGGCGGCTGGCTCATCATTTTCACCCATGATGTTTCGACCACGCCAAGCTTTTACGGTTGCCCGGAAGAGAGGCTTCAGAGCCTCGTTCGCCGGGCGACGTCCGGAGGGGCGAAAGTCATGACGGTGGATGCCGCCGCAAATGCGCTTGGTCTCTGA
- a CDS encoding S24 family peptidase, with protein MLSHETIWSAIDTLAKRHELTPSALAKRAGLDPTSFNKSKRFGPDGRKRWPSTESVSKVLEATGASVDQFFGYAFGKAQTMQPSGADNAIPLLGFAQAGSGGFFDDGGFPAGQGWDVVEFPSSPERKQGVYALEVQGESMMPLYRDGDILIVEPGAQVRRGDRVVLKSRDGEVMAKVLARQSPKNIELLSLNPEHPNRSFDMADVEWIARIIWASQ; from the coding sequence ATGCTTTCACACGAGACGATCTGGAGCGCCATCGATACGCTAGCCAAGCGCCATGAGCTGACACCATCAGCACTGGCAAAACGTGCCGGTCTCGATCCCACCTCGTTCAACAAGTCGAAGCGTTTCGGCCCGGACGGACGCAAACGCTGGCCCTCGACGGAATCCGTATCAAAAGTGCTGGAGGCAACGGGGGCGAGTGTCGATCAGTTTTTCGGCTACGCTTTCGGCAAGGCACAGACCATGCAGCCTTCCGGTGCCGACAACGCCATTCCGCTTCTCGGTTTTGCGCAGGCCGGTTCCGGCGGTTTTTTCGATGATGGCGGTTTTCCGGCGGGTCAGGGTTGGGATGTGGTGGAATTCCCTTCTTCCCCCGAACGCAAACAGGGCGTCTACGCACTGGAAGTGCAGGGCGAAAGCATGATGCCGCTTTACCGCGACGGCGATATCCTCATCGTGGAACCGGGCGCGCAGGTACGGCGCGGTGACCGTGTGGTGCTGAAAAGTCGCGACGGTGAAGTGATGGCCAAGGTGCTGGCGCGGCAAAGCCCCAAGAACATCGAGCTTCTGTCGCTGAACCCCGAACATCCCAACCGCAGCTTCGACATGGCCGATGTGGAATGGATCGCTCGCATCATCTGGGCCAGCCAGTAA
- a CDS encoding response regulator codes for MSELVIIIADDHPLFRGALKQAVSGLDGQQTIVEAGDFEAARSAATARNDADLMLLDLAMPGVSGFSGLMALRAEFSSLPIVIVSATDDATTIRRSIELGASGFISKSSGIDDIRDGIRAVLEGDVWIPAGHQGEKEQDSDVADLIGRLRTLTPQQSRVLGMLAEGLLNKQIAYELNVSEATIKAHVSAILLKLKVDSRTQAVIQLAKINTSAMVA; via the coding sequence ATGTCGGAACTTGTCATTATTATTGCAGATGATCACCCGCTTTTTCGCGGCGCCCTCAAACAGGCCGTATCCGGTCTTGACGGGCAGCAGACCATTGTGGAAGCGGGAGATTTCGAAGCCGCCCGAAGTGCTGCAACGGCACGCAACGACGCCGATCTGATGCTTCTCGATCTTGCCATGCCGGGAGTTAGCGGATTTTCCGGCCTGATGGCGCTCAGGGCAGAATTTTCCAGCCTGCCGATCGTCATCGTTTCGGCAACGGACGATGCCACCACCATCCGCCGATCCATCGAACTCGGCGCTTCAGGTTTCATTTCCAAATCCTCCGGTATCGATGATATCCGCGATGGTATCCGCGCGGTGCTGGAAGGCGATGTCTGGATACCGGCGGGTCATCAAGGCGAAAAGGAACAGGATTCGGACGTCGCCGATCTCATCGGTCGACTCAGAACGCTGACGCCGCAGCAGAGCCGGGTTCTCGGCATGCTTGCCGAAGGGTTGCTGAACAAGCAGATCGCCTATGAGCTGAATGTTTCGGAAGCCACGATCAAGGCACATGTCTCAGCGATCCTCTTAAAGCTCAAGGTAGACAGCCGCACGCAGGCCGTCATCCAGCTCGCCAAGATAAATACGTCGGCCATGGTGGCATGA
- a CDS encoding DUF952 domain-containing protein, giving the protein MHETPAIIYKIVPETLWSAARAKGVFEGAAIDLTDGFIHFSTAKQVAETAARHFSGQVDLLLIAVDGAALGDKLVYEPSRGGDLFPHLYAPLPLSAVLWETPLSLDHDGQHQFPEIL; this is encoded by the coding sequence ATGCATGAAACGCCCGCGATCATCTATAAAATCGTGCCGGAGACGTTGTGGAGTGCAGCCAGGGCAAAAGGCGTGTTCGAAGGTGCGGCTATCGACCTGACGGACGGCTTTATTCATTTTTCGACGGCAAAACAGGTGGCCGAGACCGCCGCGCGGCATTTTTCCGGCCAGGTCGATCTGCTTCTGATTGCAGTCGACGGCGCAGCGCTGGGCGACAAGCTGGTCTATGAACCCTCCAGAGGCGGTGATCTTTTCCCCCACCTCTATGCCCCGCTTCCCCTGAGTGCCGTGCTTTGGGAAACGCCGCTCTCACTCGATCATGATGGCCAGCACCAGTTTCCGGAGATTTTATGA
- a CDS encoding quinone-dependent dihydroorotate dehydrogenase, with protein MSGLFSSIGRKGLFLVDPEKAHGLSIAALKSGFLPTCMVPHDPRLQQTVAGLVFPNPLGMAAGYDKNAEVPGPLLRLGFGFTEIGTVTPKAQSGNPKPRIFRLVEDEGVINRLGFNNEGHAAALERLKQASLRGIVGVNIGANKDSEDRIADYVQGIEAFYSVASYFTVNISSPNTPGLRDLQARESLAALLVAVLERRKAQTERFGKRIPVFLKIAPDLTEEGMDDVAEEALAHDLDGLIVSNTTLSREGLRPGPHKGETGGLSGKPLFELSTTVLAKMRRRVGGNLPIIGAGGVSSAETALEKVRAGADLVQLYSCMVYEGPGLPSTIVKGLSQLVAREGVQSIRDLRDSTVDRWADRKLG; from the coding sequence ATGAGCGGATTATTTTCCTCGATCGGCCGCAAGGGCCTGTTTCTGGTCGATCCGGAAAAGGCGCATGGACTGTCGATCGCCGCGCTGAAAAGCGGCTTTCTGCCCACCTGCATGGTGCCGCATGATCCGCGCCTGCAACAGACGGTTGCCGGTCTCGTTTTTCCCAATCCGCTCGGCATGGCGGCAGGTTATGACAAGAACGCCGAAGTGCCGGGACCGCTTCTGCGGCTCGGTTTCGGCTTCACGGAAATCGGCACTGTCACGCCGAAAGCGCAATCCGGCAATCCGAAACCCCGTATCTTCCGTCTGGTCGAGGATGAAGGCGTCATCAACCGCCTCGGTTTCAACAATGAAGGCCATGCCGCGGCGCTGGAGCGCCTGAAGCAAGCGAGCTTGCGCGGCATCGTTGGCGTCAATATCGGCGCGAACAAGGATAGCGAAGACCGCATCGCCGATTATGTGCAGGGCATAGAGGCGTTTTATTCGGTCGCATCCTATTTCACGGTCAATATTTCGTCGCCCAATACGCCCGGCCTGCGCGACCTGCAGGCGCGTGAAAGCCTTGCCGCACTTCTCGTTGCGGTGCTGGAGCGCCGCAAGGCGCAGACTGAGCGCTTTGGCAAACGCATTCCTGTCTTTCTCAAGATCGCACCCGATCTGACCGAGGAGGGAATGGATGACGTTGCAGAAGAAGCGCTCGCCCATGATCTCGATGGCTTGATCGTCTCCAACACCACGCTCTCACGCGAAGGCCTGCGGCCCGGCCCGCACAAAGGCGAGACCGGCGGCTTGTCCGGCAAGCCGTTGTTCGAGCTCTCGACCACGGTTCTCGCCAAGATGCGCCGCCGCGTCGGCGGCAACCTGCCGATCATCGGTGCCGGCGGCGTCTCGTCTGCGGAAACCGCGCTGGAAAAGGTAAGGGCAGGGGCCGATCTGGTGCAGCTCTATTCCTGCATGGTCTATGAAGGCCCCGGCCTGCCATCCACCATCGTCAAGGGCCTGTCGCAGCTGGTCGCCCGTGAGGGCGTGCAGTCTATTCGTGACCTGCGCGACAGCACGGTAGACCGCTGGGCTGACCGCAAGCTCGGCTGA
- a CDS encoding CAP domain-containing protein: MTNTSSLQTLSRRGFVLISASSVLSACVSMPTNKGMPSGTRDETAAALPMVNDLRRSKGLSPLTINGAASGAAAYQAGRMVKAQKMAHLIGLTDSFLIRMKDGKVPLPAAENVAAGQDSVERVVKAWIGSQHHLENMLGPYNGLGVAVAYDAASRNRPYWAMVLCA, translated from the coding sequence ATGACCAATACATCATCACTTCAGACGCTTTCCCGGCGCGGCTTCGTGCTGATTTCCGCCAGCTCCGTTCTTTCCGCCTGCGTTTCCATGCCCACCAACAAGGGAATGCCATCAGGCACCCGCGATGAGACGGCGGCCGCGCTTCCGATGGTCAACGATCTGCGCCGCTCGAAGGGGCTTTCGCCGCTTACCATTAATGGTGCGGCAAGCGGCGCTGCCGCTTATCAAGCCGGCCGCATGGTCAAGGCGCAGAAGATGGCGCATCTGATCGGCCTCACCGACAGCTTCCTCATCCGCATGAAGGACGGCAAGGTTCCGCTTCCGGCGGCGGAAAACGTGGCCGCCGGGCAGGACAGCGTCGAGCGTGTGGTCAAGGCCTGGATCGGCTCGCAACATCACCTCGAAAACATGCTCGGGCCCTATAACGGCCTTGGCGTTGCGGTGGCCTATGACGCCGCCAGCCGCAACCGGCCCTATTGGGCGATGGTGCTCTGCGCCTGA
- a CDS encoding DUF6460 domain-containing protein, translating into MAGEVNKMLGDTVARTVVKLLVVSLLVGFLMAIFGLTPWNIIYSARDFVVDLWRSGFHALGAIGDYLILGATIVIPVFIILRLLSYRR; encoded by the coding sequence ATGGCCGGTGAGGTCAACAAAATGCTGGGTGATACGGTGGCCCGCACCGTGGTGAAGCTGCTGGTGGTTTCGCTGCTCGTCGGTTTTCTGATGGCGATCTTCGGATTGACGCCGTGGAACATCATCTATAGCGCGCGCGATTTCGTCGTCGACCTGTGGCGCAGCGGTTTCCATGCGCTGGGCGCAATCGGCGACTATCTGATCCTCGGGGCCACGATCGTCATTCCCGTTTTCATCATCCTGCGCCTTCTGAGCTATCGCCGCTGA